A stretch of the Cyprinus carpio isolate SPL01 chromosome B4, ASM1834038v1, whole genome shotgun sequence genome encodes the following:
- the si:ch211-266a5.12 gene encoding uncharacterized protein si:ch211-266a5.12 has protein sequence MASALQYCFLILIFGIPMHECAAVLLNGSCLPVEPCFDLSVMANIAERVSKDVIAADGEKILLKHSSFDKIRKKKNLHSCVLLKIIHLFENVLEKTKKNDVHNTEEFNHHLELIHIMDQLRNCVYKTKNKCKTLYKMSDITTTSSPMISEKNMNPNQLAVLQLQKLKSAIKRVNDVHIQEGVMDELKTLHLYMQGKGFRKNTQVIKETHGIS, from the exons ATGGCCAGCGCTTTGCAGTATTGCTTTCTGATCCTGATTTTTGGCATTCCAATGCACGAATGTGCGGCGGTACTCCTAAATGGCAGCTGTTTACCTGTGGAACCCTGTTTTGACCTGAGTGTGATGGCTAATATAGCCGAGCGTGTCAGCAAAGACGTG ATAGCTGCGGATGGTGAGAAGATCCTCCTGAAGCACAGCTCCTTTGACAAAATTCGGAAAAAG aaaaaTCTTCACAGCTGCGTCCTGCTGAAGATCATTCATCTATTTGAAAATGTTCTTGAAAAGACAAAGAAGAACGACGTCCATAACACGGAAGAATTTAACCATCATCTTGAGCTTATACACATCATGGATCAACTCAGAAACTGTGTGTATAAG acaaaaaataaatgtaaaacccTATACAAGATGTCTGACATAACCACAACTTCCTCCCCAATG ATTTCGGAGAAAAACATGAACCCAAATCAGCTTGCTGTCTTACAGCTACAAAAACTGAAGTCTGCCATTAAGAGG GTCAATGATGTGCATATCCAGGAAGGGGTTATGGATGAGCTGAAAACCCTCCATCTCTACATGCAGGGTAAAGGCTTCCGGAAAAATACACAAGTGATTAAGGAGACGCATGGCATTTCATGA